The genomic interval ATTTCCTCGCAACCAGCTGCTGTTAATTTTTGAATTTGAACATCCAAACATTGTTCGTTTTTTGACACGCGAGCATAACCAAATTTCAACTCAACCTCCTGTCGTTAAAAAAACATTCCAAAAACAAGAATGATCGTGTATTTTGGCGCACTTGTTTGTGGAACTAATTTTGGAACGGAATTTTCCCCTGTTTTGCCATGAAAAGCAATCCAAAATCGCCCTGCGTCAAAAACAGGTGTTTTTGGAACAACCCCGGAGTCCCCATGTCATCCATTGAAAAAACAGCATACCCACGTTTTCCAAAAAGAAGGAAAATAAAATCGGCCGAACTTAGTAAAAATTACTCGTTGCGTCATGATGAGATGAACATGATTAATCTTGGTGGAAAAAATGATAGATCGCGATTTAACTTGGCTATCCAGCTCAAAACATTTCAACGGTTAGGCTATTTTATTGAGATGGACAAAATACCATCGGAAATCATTACGCATGTCCGTCAAGAATTAAAATATCATTATCGACTAACACCGGGTTACAGCGACAATAATAAAAGCATCTACCGCCACAGACAGAAAATTCGTGAGTTTCTGAATGTTAAACGTTGGGGGTATGAGCCTACTGATGGCGTCAATATTCATCAAGGCATGAAACTGGCTATCCAATATGCTTATGATGCCTCACATTCAATGAACAATCTTTCAGACATCATCAATGCCGTTATTGAGAAATTGGTACATGCCAGTTATGAGTTGCCCAGTTTTTACAGGCTGAGTCGTATTGTCCGTCATACCAGACACAGTGTGAATAACAAAATATTTCGTGAAACCATGCGGCGAGTCATGGCCTCTGGCCAGTCAGATTTATTCACCAGCCTGTTAAAATTACAAGATGGAACTCAGCGCACATTATTTAATAAGTTAAAAAACCTACCAAAACGACCAAGTATAAAAAAATTCCATGAATTCTTAGATCATTTTCAGTGGTTGATGTCCTTTGGAAATGTCATAAACTGTCTGGATGGCATTGCAAAGATAAAAATTGAGCAATTTGCCGAAGAAGCTAACCAGCTCAGTGCCGATGAGTTAAATGATTTTAGCGAAGCAAAACGCTATACATTAATTGCTGCCTTAATTTACCGCTCTCAAGCCAACGCTAAAGATGCCCTCGCTGTCATGTTTTGTCGACTGATATCTATTGCGCACAAACACTCCAAGACTGAACTTGAAAACAAACTCAAAAACAGCAAAGAAGATACCTGCAACATTGTTGAGTTATTTAAACAGATAATTCATGACGGGGAATCCATCACGGAGCAGGCTAAGTTTGTTAAAGAATTTTATAAAAAAATTGAAGATGGTGGCGGTTTCGCAGTCTTGACAAACAAATGCGATGATATATTGGCCAGCCATGGGAATGAGTATAGAATATACCTAACAGATATGATCCAGAAACGGCGATCATTGCTCTTTAAAATTTTGAAAGCACTTCAGCTACATAGCCCCACACAAGACGACAAGCTCATTGTTGCCATGAAATATTTATTGACGCATGAGAATCGACGCGCTGAGTTTATTACGGACGACATTGATCTGTCATTTACCACCGCGTTCTGGAAAAAGCAGATCATGGGTTCTATAAACAAGACTAAAATCAATCGCCGAGCCATGGAAAGCTGTGTTTTTGAGTATGTGTCCAAGGGGCTTAATTCCGGTGATCTGTACGTTAAAGGCGCTAGAAATTATGCGGACTATCGCGCCGAGCTGTTGCCTTGGGCAGAGTGCGGGGAACATTTAGAAACCTATTGCGAAGACGTTGGGATTGCCAATAACGCGAAGGACATGCTGGGGCATCTTAAAAAGACACTGACGGATAAAGCCCAATATGTCGATCAAAACTATTTTAACATCCCTGATTTTGTCATTAATGAAGAAGGACGGCCTGTTCTCAAGAAATATGAGCCAAAATCCAAAAGCGAGAACGCCGAAAAAATTGAAAATTTAGTTCGCTCGCGCCTACCAGAAAGAAGTCTGTTAGACATATTGACGAATGGGCACCATCACACGGGCTGGGCAGATGAGTTTGGGCCCATATCAGGCACGGAGGGAAAGTTAGACAATCCCATTGAAAAATACATTTTAACCAACTTTTGCTATGGAACAAGCTTGGGCCCGACTCAGACAGCCAAGCACGTACGATTTGAAATTGAACCCCGCACCTTATCGATAGTGTCGCTAAGCTCGTGATTGATTTTAGCCATCCATGGCTGAAATCGACTCGCAAACGCGACAAGTATGCCTCCGGCGGCCCTGGCCGTCCTGTGTCCGCTTGTTTTTTCACCCCATTCGGGGTTCAAAAACAACGCTACCCCAATGACTGACGCCTTTTCGGATGCCTTATATTTTGCCTGCGGCAAAACATCCGGCTCTAAGGCTACCAGGGACTACCAGCCTCGCTCGTTCCTCGCTTCCTTGGCTGGCAGCGCAAGAATCAACAAAAAACATTTCACGTTGAAGTCATTAACAAAAGCGATCTTACGTATCATTAATTGCTTAAATGAGTTTCCTTTATTGCACGCATGGGGTAGCGGACAGCGTGTGGCCGTTGACGGAACACTTGAGGATATTCATGATGACAACATGATTGCGGAGCAACATATCCGTTATGGCAGAAAAGGCGGCATAGCCTACCGGCATATAGCCGATAATTACATTGCGTTATTTTCAACATTTATTCAATGCGGGGTATGGGAAGCCATACATATTATCGATGGCTTATTAAAAAATGCATCTGAAGTGCAGCCGAATATTGTGCATTCGGATACACAAGGCCAGTCCTTACCGGTCTTTGCTTTTGCGTATTTACTCGGAATTCAATTAATGCCGAGAATTCGCAATTGGAAGGATTTAAATTTGTATCGGGTGGACAAAAAAACGAAATA from Legionella antarctica carries:
- a CDS encoding DUF4158 domain-containing protein, yielding MSSIEKTAYPRFPKRRKIKSAELSKNYSLRHDEMNMINLGGKNDRSRFNLAIQLKTFQRLGYFIEMDKIPSEIITHVRQELKYHYRLTPGYSDNNKSIYRHRQKIREFLNVKRWGYEPTDGVNIHQGMKLAIQYAYDASHSMNNLSDIINAVIEKLVHASYELPSFYRLSRIVRHTRHSVNNKIFRETMRRVMASGQSDLFTSLLKLQDGTQRTLFNKLKNLPKRPSIKKFHEFLDHFQWLMSFGNVINCLDGIAKIKIEQFAEEANQLSADELNDFSEAKRYTLIAALIYRSQANAKDALAVMFCRLISIAHKHSKTELENKLKNSKEDTCNIVELFKQIIHDGESITEQAKFVKEFYKKIEDGGGFAVLTNKCDDILASHGNEYRIYLTDMIQKRRSLLFKILKALQLHSPTQDDKLIVAMKYLLTHENRRAEFITDDIDLSFTTAFWKKQIMGSINKTKINRRAMESCVFEYVSKGLNSGDLYVKGARNYADYRAELLPWAECGEHLETYCEDVGIANNAKDMLGHLKKTLTDKAQYVDQNYFNIPDFVINEEGRPVLKKYEPKSKSENAEKIENLVRSRLPERSLLDILTNGHHHTGWADEFGPISGTEGKLDNPIEKYILTNFCYGTSLGPTQTAKHVRFEIEPRTLSIVSLSS